Proteins encoded by one window of Agelaius phoeniceus isolate bAgePho1 chromosome 3, bAgePho1.hap1, whole genome shotgun sequence:
- the KBTBD11 gene encoding kelch repeat and BTB domain-containing protein 11, translated as MEGSGAAPEEEESGAANGAPPPPPPPTPAAPCGFSSSLCFSAAAAEPQPPAAGGRVVQNQWEINNAACQPEEEDEEVVGQRDRPPEEPDLVIEVSGRRIRAHKSVLAAKSDYFRARASRDVLRVKGVSYGALRLLIDYVYTARMGEVRHDNLAEVVSGARVLQMPCALHCAAEAMRAQLCLGNCYQLLCLAKKQRLAELREAAYRFMSDHYLEVLREPSVYGRLSGAERDLILQQRMDAGRPCLLVAEVSDAFERPGGGSRPQSRESSRPQSPSSVVSLEESGSLIHYYQESSGEWRVLTRLPEEANAKGCAMCVLHNYLFLAGGIVTGPVGSEPRARLSDKVFCYNPLTDTWSQVRPLAQPRSQLKLLALDGYLYAVGGECLFTVERYDPRADRWSPVAPLPKGAFAVAHEATTCNGEIYVSGGSLFYRLLKYDPKRDEWQECPYNSSRRRSADMVAFKSFIYRFDVSSGRGGEQGPGTSGGVEVFRYNTVAKCWSQCASLRPSGGPIQPFRCAPLGNTIYCVNRTGTLRFSLAQDGEVEADGGLKGTFDGELLKAPLDAKGVLLPFVLTLPERLDKTGDQEGSLPL; from the coding sequence ATGGAGGGCAGCGGCGCGGCcccggaggaggaggagagcggGGCCGCGAACGGCGCtccccccccgccgccgccgcccacGCCGGCCGCCCCCTGCGGCTTCAGCTCCTCCCTCTGCTTCAGCGCCGCCGCTGCCGAGCCGCAGCCGCCCGCGGCCGGCGGCCGAGTGGTGCAGAACCAGTGGGAGATCAACAACGCTGCCTGCCAGccggaggaggaggatgaggaggtgGTGGGGCAGCGGGACCGGCCGCCGGAGGAGCCCGACCTGGTGATCGAGGTGTCGGGCCGCCGTATTCGGGCGCACAAGTCAGTGCTGGCGGCCAAGAGTGACTATTTTCGTGCCCGCGCCTCACGGGACGTCCTGCGGGTGAAGGGGGTGAGCTACGGGGCGCTGCGGCTGCTCATCGACTACGTGTACACGGCCCGCATGGGCGAGGTGCGGCACGACAACCTGGCTGAGGTGGTGAGCGGCGCCCGCGTCCTGCAgatgccctgtgccctgcactgTGCCGCCGAGGCCATGCGCGCCCAGCTCTGCCTCGGCAACTGCTACCAGCTTCTCTGCCTGGCCAAGAAGCAGCGGCTGGCCGAGCTGCGGGAGGCTGCCTATCGCTTCATGAGCGACCATTACCTGGAAGTGCTGCGGGAGCCCAGCGTTTACGGCCGCCTCAGTGGCGCTGAGCGGGACCTCATCCTGCAGCAGCGCATGGATGCCGGCCGGCCCTGCTTACTGGTGGCCGAGGTCAGCGACGCCTTCGAGCGGCCGGGTGGTGGCAGCCGGCCACAGAGCCGCGAGAGCAGTCGGCCACAGAGTCCCTCCTCCGTGGTGTCGCTGGAGGAGAGTGGCTCCCTCATTCACTACTACCAGGAGAGCAGCGGTGAGTGGAGGGTGCTGACGCGCCTGCCCGAGGAGGCCAACGCCAAGGGCTGTGCCATGTGTGTTCTCCACAACTACCTCTTCCTTGCAGGGGGCATCGTGACGGGGCCGGTGGGCAGCGAACCCAGGGCCCGCCTTTCCGACAAGGTCTTCTGCTATAACCCCCTGACTGACACCTGGAGCCAGGTGCGGCCGCTGGCTCAGCCCCGCTCGCAGCTcaagctgctggccctggatggTTACCTCTATGCTGTGGGGGGCGAGTGCCTCTTCACTGTGGAAAGGTATGACCCGCGGGCCGACCGCTGGAGCCCTGTGGCGCCTCTGCCCAAGGGTGCCTTTGCTGTGGCTCACGAGGCCACCACTTGCAACGGGGAGATCTACGTGTCAGGCGGCTCCCTCTTCTACCGCCTGCTCAAATACGACCCCAAGCGCGACGAGTGGCAGGAGTGCCCTTACAACAGCAGCCGCCGGCGCTCTGCTGACATGGTGGCCTTCAAGAGCTTCATCTACCGCTTTGATGTGAGCAGCGGCCGCGGTGGGGAGCAGGGCCCAGGCACGAGCGGCGGCGTTGAGGTTTTCCGGTACAACACGGTGGCCAAGTGCTGGAGCCAGTGCGCCAGCCTGCGGCCCAGCGGCGGCCCCATCCAGCCCTTCCGCTGTGCCCCCTTGGGCAACACCATCTACTGCGTCAACCGGACCGGCACCCTCCGCTTCAGCCTAGCCCAGGACGGTGAGGTGGAAGCCGATGGTGGGCTCAAGGGCACCTTTGATGGGGAGCTTCTTAAAGCTCCCTTGGATGCCAAGGGTGTCCTCCTGCCCTTCGTGCTTACTCTGCCTGAGAGGCTGGACAAAACAGGGGACCAGGAGGGCTCCCTCCCACTGTAA